From the genome of Penaeus monodon isolate SGIC_2016 chromosome 16, NSTDA_Pmon_1, whole genome shotgun sequence, one region includes:
- the LOC119582557 gene encoding serine/threonine-protein phosphatase 6 regulatory ankyrin repeat subunit B-like yields MSESEATRRLAAAVEAGDEEAVLAALREGADCEYLCPHDDPDCHGGTLLFKTVVRGHTHLVPVLTRAGVNVNGRGKVGYTPLQAAAACGGSSIIPFLAKAGADIDCMSTGGFAFTAMHMAAYRGDEAGIAALLASGANIDVCTPRKFTPLHTAAQHGHDHLVILLIESGCDRHARSSTGMTALHMAAMQGLKSTAKLLLKYGLDPNARDENGHTPDNCADVWGMNDIRWWFLKLQDSNPTSIPRRKLHADSQEVYEYDHGKLSSNVRALEWFILKDVIPRTRDGHYQDSRGHTFLHLAAILGHQKTVKVLVEMCGVYPGVLTHRGQTADELARQNGHFQVAEALIQARKRDETGKSQEELYGELLVVISTGDDVKKASALVKAGAPLEPTGEYSTHSLVLAVTSNRPRIVSFLLAAGASVNITFHRLNLVQVAWLSPDVTAMVSMLITRHMENVLQEEKTHCESAELRDGIDCLLNALRSRTPWKAAWPTQSSGKPQQQQLLTSLMVETARTNCTLTALFLQQAGALAHGNDMCSGMSPMAAAVQEGHERFIHFMAKTTASLYIKDTTGQLPRDLLSPSRRQELEKMIYEQEMRVLNHQEEKTKDEEDKELFRKIQDLHHDLYQRHLIPGVTLSETPTYEKTIVRRTLLVASQLGLVQLPFILITKGLISVNEEVDPITGTTALHQATAYGHKNLVAFLLNLGADLTCRDTGGHTPAHLAAMFGYLTYKQLWSLQLREKLICKAGTTPSDIYRNFGLYLKKYRKSGEINDLPDTNDPLMVFQNHFHSLTLPKLTEMTVEDSVNFSSGEAAEVKNAVMAELEIIKGKMAEENPVFNGSLKLLGSSRDNTRLFAPDEFDVNLVISHLPEVKVEVCELPKLKAIAKGHKLCIKVESEDPDFEKNLEATVWKNTFYNLMYEALKHHHFRDPRLSLVPPGVTRTQVGVAIQMAWQGSEYPLLLIGVDLVPVIATPWPPDFPKPYLTPLQADKETLGITNIEDSQWRFSFAETEAVILQDLSPEERRVYMTCKTLLYTFKAERWMPREVKNRYSWWDCRPWKIATPPGFALKNCFFMRLEEKRRRGEKWEEGALVSLMADVFRLMCHHFQKNGDEAAYLVPSKVPAYFGGDFEKPKVGFGAVQIVKFLESIM; encoded by the exons ATGTCTGAGTCCGAAGCAACAAGA AGACTGGCGGCTGCTGTCGAGGCGGGTGACGAGGAGGCCGTCTTGGCGGCGCTACGGGAAGGGGCAGACTGCGAGTACCTGTGTCCCCATGACGACCCGGACTGCCACGGGGGAACGCTGCTTTTTAAGACCGTTGTAAGAGGTCACACCCATTTAGTCCCAGTACTAACAAGGGCGGGTGTGAATGTCAATGGGCGGGGGAAGGTAGGGTACACGCCCCTCCAAGCCGCTGCTGCCTGTGGCGGTTCCTCGATCATTCCCTTCCTGGCAAAGGCTGGTGCGGACATCGACTGCATGTCCACCGGAGGTTTCG CCTTCACCGCCATGCATATGGCAGCATATAGAGGCGATGAAGCCGGCATCGCTGCCTTGCTCGCTTCGGGCGCCAACATCGATGTATGCACACCAAGGAAATTCACGCCCCTGCACACTGCTGCCCAACATGGCCACGATCACCTGGTAATTCTCCTCATCGAGTCTGGCTGTGACCGTCATGCCCGGTCGTCTACGGGTATGACAGCTCTCCACATGGCAGCCATGCAGGGCCTCAAGAGCACGGCCAAGCTGCTCCTCAAGTATGGGCTGGACCCCAATGCGCGAGATGAGAATGGGCACACTCCAGATAATTGCGCAGATGTGTGGGGGATGAACGACATCCGCTGGTGGTTCCTGAAACTCCAAGACTCAAATCCGACATCAATACCCAGGAGGAAACTGCAT GCAGATAGCCAAGAGGTATATGAATATGACCATGGGAAGCTGAGTTCAAATGTGCGTGCGCTGGAGTGGTTTATCCTCAAGGATGTAATTCCCAGGACCCGTGATGGCCATTACCAGGATTCCCGCGGACACACCTTCCTGCATTTGGCTGCCATTTTAGGACACCAAAAGACAGTTAAGGTCTTGGTTGAAATGTGCGGCGTGTATCCTGGGGTGCTCACCCACCGAGGCCAAACAGCAGACGAATTGGCACGCCAAAATGGTCATTTTCAAGTTGCAGAAGCTCTTATCCAGGCTAGGAAACGAGATGAG ACAGGAAAAAGTCAAGAGGAGTTGTATGGAGAGCTGCTAGTTGTAATCAGCACTGGTGATGATGTCAAGAAAGCATCTGCACTAGTGAAGGCAGGTGCCCCTCTGGAGCCCACAGGAGAGTACAGTACCCACAGCCTTGTTCTCGCAGTCACATCCAACCGGCCGAGGATTGTTAGTTTTCTGTTAGCTGCCGGGGCGTCTGTCAACATCACGTTTCACCGACTCAATCTAGTGCAGGTCGCATGGCTATCTCCTGATGTAACCGCTATGGTCAGCATGCTCATCACCAGG CACATGGAGAATGTCTTGCAGGAAGAAAAAACACACTGTGAATCCGCCGAGTTGCGTGATGGCATTGATTGCTTGCTAAACGCCTTGCGGAGTCGGACACCATGGAAGGCAGCATGGCCCACTCAGTCATCAGGCAAGCCACAGCAGCAGCAGCTCCTCACCAGCCTCATGGTCGAAACTGCACGGACCAACTGTACCTTGACGGCCCTTTTCCTACAGCAGGCGGGAGCACTGGCTCACGGGAACGATATGTGCAGCGGGATGTCTCCCATGGCGGCGGCAGTTCAGGAGGGACACGAGAGGTTCATTCACTTCATGGCCAAGACCACGGCCAGTCTTTACATTAAGGACACTACTGGCCAACTTCCACGGGATTTGCTCTCACCTTCCCGAAGACAAGAGCTGGAAAAG ATGATTTACGAGCAAGAAATGAGAGTGTTAAATCATCAGGAGGAAAAGACAAAGGACGAAGAAGATAAAGAGCTTTTCAGGAAGATCCAGGACCTCCATCATGACCTGTACCAAAGGCACCTGATCCCTGGAGTCACCCTGTCAGAGACACCTACATATGAAAAGACCATTGTAAGAAGAACGCTTCTGGTGGCGTCGCAACTTGGCCTCGTGCAGCTTCCGTTTATTTTGATAACGAAGGGGCTCATTTCGGTGAACGAGGAGGTTGATCCCATCACAGGGACGACTGCGCTGCATCAGGCTACTGCTTATGGTCACAAGAACCTGGTAGCCTTCTTACTGAACCTTGGAGCCGACCTCACCTGTAGGGACACTGGAGGACACACACCTGCACACTTGGCAGCCATGTTTGGTTACTTGACCTACAAACAGCTGTGGTCACTTCAGCTGAGAGAAAAACTAATTTGCAAGGCAGGGACTACACCTTCAGATATATATCGGAACTTCGGCCTTTACTTGAAGAAATATCGTAAGTCTGGGGAAATAAATGACCTTCCAGACACAAACGACCCACTAATGGTGTTCCAAAACCACTTTCATTCTCTCACGTTACCCAAACTCACTGAAATGACTGTAGAAGATTCAGTGAATTTCAGTAGTGGTGAGGCGGCTGAAGTAAAGAACGCAGTCATGGCCGAACTTGAGATCATCAAAGGAAAGATGGCAGAAGAAAACCCAGTGTTTAACGGGAGTCTAAAACTCCTGGGGAGCTCTCGAGACAACACTCGCCTTTTTGCCCCTGATGAATTCGATGTCAATCTGGTCATCTCACACCTTCCGGAAGTGAAGGTGGAAGTTTGTGAATTGCCAAAGCTCAAGGCCATTGCAAAGGGACATAAACTATGCATCAAAGTGGAAAGTGAAGATCCAGACTTTGAGAAGAATCTTGAAGCCACTGTCTGGAAGAACACTTTCTACAATTTGATGTATGAAGCATTGAAACACCACCATTTTCGTGATCCTCGCCTCAGCCTCGTGCCTCCAGGGGTGACAAGGACCCAGGTGGGTGTGGCGATCCAAATGGCGTGGCAGGGATCCGAGTATCCCCTTCTCCTGATTGGTGTGGATCTCGTCCCTGTCATCGCTACTCCTTGGCCGCCAGACTTCCCCAAGCCGTATCTCACCCCGTTACAAGCAGATAAGGAGACACTGGGCATCACCAACATAGAGGACTCTCAGTGGAGGTTTTCCTTCGCCGAAACCGAAGCAGTCATCCTACAGGACCTCTCTCCTGAAGAACGGCGAGTCTACATGACCTGCAAGACACTCCTGTACACTTTCAAGGCCGAGCGTTGGATGCCTCGCGAAGTCAAGAACAGATACAGCTGGTGGGACTGTCGGCCGTGGAAGATCGCCACCCCACCTGGCTTCGCCCTTAAGAACTGCTTCTTCATGCGactggaagaaaagagaaggcgaggagaaAAGTGGGAGGAAGGTGCCCTGGTCAGCCTAATGGCAGACGTCTTCCGTCTGATGTGCCATCACTTCCAGAAAAATGGAGATGAAGCAGCTTATTTGGTGCCTTCGAAAGTACCAGCCTATTTCGGCGGGGATTTTGAGAAGCCAAAAGTAGGCTTTGGAGCTGTGCAGATCGTCAAGTTCCTGGAGTCTATCATGTaa